GAGTTTATCGTATATGTTAACCAGCTAATGTTTCCGGTGATGTCGCTTGGATGGGTCACTTCCCTTGTTCAGAGAGCAGCTGCTTCCCAAAAAAGGATTAACGAATTTCTGAACACTTCTCCAGAGATCGTATCGGCTGAATCTTCAAAGTTGGATGTGAAAGGCCATATTAAGTTCGAAAACGTCAGTTTCGTATACCCCGATACGGGAATAAAAGCGCTCGACGATATTTCTTTTGAAGTTAAACCAGGAGAATTTCTGGCTATCATCGGAAGAACAGGGTCAGGGAAGTCGACTATTGCCAATCTTTTGCTCAGGATGTATGATGTTACATCCGGCAACATATTCGTAGACGGCAAACCGATAAAGCGACTTGATATCCGGCAATACAGAAGCCAGATAGGCTTTGTTCCTCAGGAGGTGTTTCTGTTTTCTGATACTATTTCAAATAATATTGCCTTCGGCCGCAATAAAACCGATAAAGAGGAAGTAGAACAGGCAGCAAAGGAAGCAGCGGTTTATGATAACATCATCCAGTTTGAACACGGATTTGATACGCTCGTAGGAGAACGGGGAATCACCCTTTCGGGCGGACAAAAACAACGTATCTCCATCGCACGCGCACTGATAAAAAAACCACAAATTCTGATCCTCGACGATTGTCTTTCGGCGGTAGATACAAAAACTGAAGAAGAGATTTTATCGCGACTCGGAAAAAATATGAGTGAAAAAACCAGCATAATCATCGCTCATCGTGTTTCCACTATAAAAAATGCCGACAAAATACTTGTTTTGGAGGACGGCAAGATCGCAGAACAGGGAAGTCACCAGCAACTAATGGCCAAAAGGGGCGTTTATCTAAATCTTTATGAAAAACAACTACTTGAAGAACAGGAACCTCTAGGTTAAATTAGTGTTGCAACGCTAAAAAATGTATTTTGAAGATTAAAAATTATTCCATTATATTTACCGCAACCAAACTTTAACTATAACATGGGAGATTTTGAAAACAAAGAGAGAGAAGAGGTTTTTTCAAAAAAAGTAAGAGCCGGAAAGCGTACCTATTTTTTCGATGTAAAGGCAACACGTTCAAATGACTATTACATCACGGTAACAGAGAGCAAGAAACGTTTAGAGGACGGCGTTTTCGTGAAGCATAAGATTTTCTTGTACAAGGAGGATTTTGAAAAATTTTCTGAGGGGCTGAAGGAAACTGT
The window above is part of the Arcticibacter tournemirensis genome. Proteins encoded here:
- a CDS encoding ABC transporter ATP-binding protein, with product MKDLAYLNKFFYKYRWRLVPGIIFVIISNIFGVLPAQVVRIAFDLVTENISIYRLFNGFNRQELIYQIFGYSLLLFGATVLLLALLRGIFLFFMRQTIILMSRHIEYDLKNEIYQHYQDLSMSFYRRNNTGDLMNRATEDVSRVRMYVGPAIMYAINTVVLFILVIVFMVNVNLKLALYSILPLPILALTIYKVHNTINLRSERIQQQLSKLSGFVQETFSGVRVIKAYGREDEIRNKFAGESEEYKKTSLDLVQVQALFYPSMLLLIGLSTIITIYIGGIEVMNGTITSGNIAEFIVYVNQLMFPVMSLGWVTSLVQRAAASQKRINEFLNTSPEIVSAESSKLDVKGHIKFENVSFVYPDTGIKALDDISFEVKPGEFLAIIGRTGSGKSTIANLLLRMYDVTSGNIFVDGKPIKRLDIRQYRSQIGFVPQEVFLFSDTISNNIAFGRNKTDKEEVEQAAKEAAVYDNIIQFEHGFDTLVGERGITLSGGQKQRISIARALIKKPQILILDDCLSAVDTKTEEEILSRLGKNMSEKTSIIIAHRVSTIKNADKILVLEDGKIAEQGSHQQLMAKRGVYLNLYEKQLLEEQEPLG
- a CDS encoding DUF3276 family protein: MGDFENKEREEVFSKKVRAGKRTYFFDVKATRSNDYYITVTESKKRLEDGVFVKHKIFLYKEDFEKFSEGLKETVEYIKANQDVVEKRYEFTEGHAEPAKAGDDFSFEI